One genomic segment of Planktothrix sp. FACHB-1365 includes these proteins:
- a CDS encoding Uma2 family endonuclease translates to MSLMTIKDLEQVQKSLSEAGLDYQLELVEGKIEIMGPSDIVSSEIGVIFSRLLGNWVYPRRLGRVFDSAGGFILPDTNLKAPDVAFVRASRLRQSVRYFAELVPDLVVEIKSQSDRINPIKKKIKKFLELGSQVAILIDPDLLTVTVYRSTEEPIVLGNEDILTIPELFPGWELPIAELWPPVFSEDED, encoded by the coding sequence AGCCTCTCGGAAGCGGGTTTAGATTATCAGTTAGAATTAGTAGAGGGAAAAATTGAGATTATGGGGCCATCAGATATTGTCTCCAGTGAAATTGGGGTGATTTTCAGCCGTTTGCTGGGGAACTGGGTTTATCCCCGTCGTTTAGGTCGTGTCTTTGACTCTGCTGGTGGTTTTATTCTTCCTGATACTAATCTTAAAGCCCCTGATGTTGCTTTTGTTCGAGCTTCTCGTCTCAGACAAAGTGTGCGTTATTTTGCTGAATTAGTGCCGGATTTAGTGGTAGAAATTAAATCTCAAAGCGATCGCATTAATCCGATCAAAAAGAAAATCAAGAAATTCTTAGAATTAGGATCGCAAGTTGCGATTTTGATCGATCCTGATCTGTTAACCGTTACGGTTTATCGTTCTACAGAAGAACCGATTGTACTGGGAAATGAGGATATTTTAACAATTCCTGAATTGTTTCCGGGTTGGGAATTACCCATTGCTGAATTATGGCCGCCCGTTTTTAGCGAAGATGAAGATTAA
- a CDS encoding TrkA family potassium uptake protein, which produces MKPRIIVCSLGRTGYQIFRLLKQQGAIVVGMSDRPIPQEGSDVIVGNLRSASTLLAAGVKTAHALILAGNDEAINLAILMQARILNPQIRIINRLFNTNLGTRLNQTLPDHSTMSVSALAAPVFAFASLGNQAIGQLELFNQIWPIHEELIDQDHPWLGKSLRDLWAEPNRMLIYYLPFKDQIDLVSGVMADQQLQVGDRLIVALKPQTRQTQKDLGYRLLKFKRGLQKFKQYAKSALIVSLILCLTILGATLTYIFADPSYSFVDSLYFSVGMITGAGGNEQVVEHSPEAIKLFTVVMMLIGTGVVGISYALLNDFILGTRLKDYVNATRVPERNHYIICGLGELGLNIAQHLYQRGYEVVVIERDPNGRFMSTAKGLKIPVFEGDASLANTLKSVNVEAAEALLAVTNDDTGNLEIALSARGLAPRLRVITRTHDSHFALMVQQVFDFEAVLNTTEIAAPAFAAAALGGRILGSGITADSLWVALGTLITPNHPFCGKRVQEVARKVDFVPLYIETAYQTIHSWELLNFLLQPGDILYLTMPANHIEHLWHSLPPERTSWEDNRVLSPEPSIGPGKN; this is translated from the coding sequence ATGAAACCTCGAATCATCGTTTGTAGCTTAGGTCGCACCGGATATCAAATTTTTAGACTCTTGAAACAACAAGGGGCGATTGTGGTGGGAATGAGTGACCGACCGATTCCCCAAGAAGGGTCTGATGTGATTGTGGGAAATTTACGATCCGCCTCCACTTTATTAGCGGCTGGGGTAAAAACGGCTCATGCTTTGATTTTAGCGGGAAATGATGAAGCTATTAATTTAGCAATTTTAATGCAAGCGCGAATTTTAAATCCTCAAATTCGGATTATTAATCGTTTATTTAATACTAATTTAGGAACGCGGCTGAATCAAACCTTACCCGATCACAGTACCATGAGTGTTTCGGCTTTAGCTGCGCCTGTATTTGCCTTTGCGTCCTTGGGAAATCAAGCCATTGGACAACTGGAATTATTTAATCAAATTTGGCCGATTCATGAAGAGTTAATTGATCAAGATCATCCTTGGTTGGGAAAAAGTTTGAGGGATTTATGGGCTGAACCCAATCGAATGTTAATTTATTATTTACCCTTTAAAGATCAAATTGATTTGGTTTCTGGGGTGATGGCTGATCAACAACTGCAAGTGGGCGATCGCTTAATTGTAGCTCTTAAACCCCAAACTCGTCAAACTCAAAAAGATCTAGGATATCGACTTTTAAAATTCAAACGCGGTCTACAAAAATTTAAACAATATGCCAAGTCTGCTTTGATTGTAAGCTTGATTTTATGTCTGACCATATTAGGTGCGACTTTAACTTATATTTTCGCCGATCCTAGTTATTCTTTTGTAGATTCTCTGTATTTTTCTGTGGGAATGATTACCGGAGCCGGAGGCAATGAACAAGTAGTTGAACATTCCCCGGAGGCGATTAAACTGTTTACCGTCGTGATGATGTTAATCGGCACTGGAGTAGTTGGAATTAGTTATGCGTTATTGAATGATTTTATTTTAGGGACTCGGTTAAAAGATTATGTGAACGCCACACGGGTTCCTGAACGCAATCATTATATTATTTGTGGGTTAGGAGAATTGGGGTTAAATATTGCTCAACATTTATATCAACGCGGGTATGAAGTTGTTGTGATTGAACGTGATCCCAACGGTCGATTTATGAGCACAGCCAAAGGGTTAAAAATTCCGGTTTTTGAAGGAGATGCGAGTTTAGCGAATACCCTTAAAAGTGTTAATGTTGAAGCCGCAGAAGCGTTACTAGCCGTTACCAATGATGATACAGGAAATTTAGAAATTGCCTTGAGTGCGAGGGGATTAGCACCGCGTTTACGAGTGATTACTCGTACCCATGATTCCCATTTTGCCTTAATGGTGCAACAAGTTTTTGATTTTGAAGCGGTCTTAAATACAACAGAAATTGCGGCTCCAGCCTTTGCGGCGGCGGCATTAGGCGGACGGATTTTAGGAAGTGGAATCACCGCCGATAGTCTTTGGGTAGCGTTAGGAACCTTGATTACTCCCAATCATCCGTTTTGTGGAAAACGAGTCCAAGAGGTAGCCCGAAAAGTAGATTTTGTTCCTTTATATATTGAAACCGCTTATCAAACCATTCACAGTTGGGAACTGTTGAACTTTTTACTACAACCGGGGGATATTTTATATCTAACCATGCCAGCGAACCACATTGAACACCTATGGCATTCTCTCCCCCCAGAACGAACCTCCTGGGAGGATAATCGTGTCCTCAGCCCAGAACCCAGTATCGGGCCAGGAAAAAACTAA
- the rpsU gene encoding 30S ribosomal protein S21 — translation MSQVVLGETEQLESALRRFKRKVSQAGIFADLKKNRHFETPGQKRKRKEVARHKERRRLRNRRQQFQNSDS, via the coding sequence ATGAGCCAAGTCGTTCTCGGTGAAACAGAACAATTAGAGTCCGCCCTACGTCGCTTTAAGCGGAAAGTTTCACAAGCTGGCATTTTTGCCGATCTGAAAAAAAATCGTCATTTTGAAACCCCCGGACAAAAACGCAAGCGGAAAGAGGTAGCTCGCCATAAAGAACGTCGTCGCCTTCGTAACCGTAGACAACAATTTCAAAATAGTGACTCCTAA
- a CDS encoding RNA-binding protein has product MTIYVGNLSYSVTEQDLTEVFAEYGNVKQVQLPIDRETQRKRGFGFVEMETDAQEAKAIEELDGAEWMDRVLKVNKARPREERKPSRGGWGGGGNSNYRGGRQ; this is encoded by the coding sequence ATGACTATTTACGTTGGTAATCTGTCCTATAGCGTCACAGAACAAGATCTCACAGAAGTCTTTGCTGAGTACGGTAATGTTAAGCAAGTTCAGCTTCCCATTGATCGGGAAACTCAACGCAAACGGGGTTTCGGCTTCGTGGAAATGGAAACAGATGCTCAAGAAGCCAAAGCCATCGAAGAGTTAGATGGTGCTGAATGGATGGATCGCGTCCTGAAAGTGAATAAGGCCCGTCCTCGTGAAGAACGCAAACCCTCCAGAGGAGGCTGGGGCGGCGGCGGTAATTCTAACTATCGCGGTGGTCGTCAGTAA
- the lipB gene encoding lipoyl(octanoyl) transferase LipB, whose translation MRPPCQIYYFSSVPYTVAWNWQHSLVEDRKLNPALDDVLMLLEHPPVYTLGQGADLQFLKFDPLKSPVELHRVERGGEVTYHCPGQLVGYPILNLKRHTPDLHWYLRQLEEVLIQVLRFYELPGERIPGLTGVWIGEVKVAAVGIKVSRWITMHGFALNVCPDMEGFEAIVPCGIAHRPVGSLAQFIPGITIEQIRPQIAETFAEIFEVELIPPQVELIPTGII comes from the coding sequence GTGCGTCCCCCTTGTCAAATTTATTACTTTAGTTCGGTTCCCTATACCGTGGCTTGGAACTGGCAACACTCTTTGGTTGAAGACCGAAAGCTCAACCCGGCTCTCGATGATGTGTTGATGCTTTTGGAACATCCCCCCGTCTATACCTTGGGGCAGGGGGCTGATCTACAATTTCTCAAGTTTGATCCCCTCAAGAGTCCTGTTGAACTGCATCGGGTGGAACGTGGGGGCGAAGTCACCTATCATTGTCCAGGGCAGTTGGTCGGGTATCCGATTTTAAATCTAAAACGCCATACCCCCGATTTACACTGGTATTTACGACAGTTAGAAGAAGTGTTAATCCAAGTGTTAAGATTTTATGAACTTCCGGGAGAACGAATTCCCGGTTTAACGGGGGTTTGGATCGGGGAAGTTAAGGTTGCCGCCGTCGGCATTAAAGTCAGTCGCTGGATTACCATGCACGGTTTTGCCTTGAATGTATGCCCTGATATGGAAGGGTTTGAAGCGATTGTTCCCTGTGGTATTGCCCATCGACCCGTCGGGAGTTTAGCCCAATTTATTCCCGGTATTACCATCGAACAAATACGCCCCCAAATTGCTGAAACCTTTGCTGAGATCTTTGAAGTAGAGTTGATTCCGCCTCAAGTCGAGTTGATTCCTACGGGAATAATTTAG
- the hpf gene encoding ribosome hibernation-promoting factor, HPF/YfiA family produces MKLVIQGKNLEVTTAIHEYVHQKITKAVSHFEQLTTEVDVHLSVARNPRINPKQTAEVTIYANGTVIRAQESSENLYASIDLVADKIARQLRKYKERRQDKTHNLPKTGEVVNEHPVVEDLVGNRSPELPQEVVRTKYFAMPPMTINEALEQLQLIDHDFYMFRNAETEEINVIYKRSHHGGYGVIQPRQGEGVSNGKSAQGNTEVLSSPKATKV; encoded by the coding sequence ATGAAGCTTGTTATCCAGGGTAAAAATTTGGAAGTTACGACTGCAATTCACGAATATGTACATCAAAAGATTACAAAAGCTGTCAGTCATTTTGAACAATTGACGACGGAAGTTGATGTACATTTGTCAGTTGCTCGGAACCCTCGGATAAATCCAAAACAAACCGCAGAAGTGACAATTTATGCCAACGGAACTGTGATTCGCGCTCAGGAAAGTAGTGAAAATCTTTACGCCAGCATTGATCTAGTCGCTGACAAAATTGCTCGCCAACTGCGGAAGTACAAAGAAAGACGCCAGGATAAAACCCACAATCTACCCAAAACGGGTGAGGTGGTTAACGAACATCCAGTTGTGGAAGACTTGGTTGGAAATCGTTCTCCTGAATTGCCCCAAGAGGTGGTTCGCACAAAATATTTTGCGATGCCTCCAATGACGATTAATGAAGCTTTAGAACAGCTTCAATTGATTGATCATGATTTCTATATGTTCCGCAATGCCGAGACTGAAGAAATTAATGTGATCTACAAGCGCTCTCATCACGGTGGTTATGGTGTGATTCAACCCCGCCAAGGAGAAGGAGTCAGCAATGGTAAATCCGCTCAGGGCAATACTGAGGTTTTAAGTTCACCCAAAGCGACTAAAGTTTAG